The Streptomyces sp. NBC_00224 genome has a window encoding:
- the selD gene encoding selenide, water dikinase SelD, whose amino-acid sequence MTGHEVSSAPRLTSYAHGGGCACKIPPGELEQIVGGLSAGGAENPEAELLVGLDTGDDAAVVRISPTTALVSTADFFTPVVDDAYDWGRIAAANALSDVYAMGGRPVTAVNLLGWPRDVLPFELAGEVLRGALDVAHSAGCHVAGGHSVDDPEPKYGMAVTGLVHPDRILRNSTGRAGLPLTLTKPLGVGVLNNRHRTTGEIFPHAVASMTALNDRAGAQALEAGVECATDITGFGLLGHLYKLARASHVSATVYAAAVPYLDGARCSLRAGYVSGGTRRNLDWVRPHLDAGDTAEEELLLLADAQTSGGLLIVGEIPGHPVIGELGPASGAGAVVTVV is encoded by the coding sequence ATGACGGGACATGAGGTGTCATCAGCGCCCCGATTGACGTCGTACGCGCACGGCGGCGGATGCGCGTGCAAGATTCCCCCCGGTGAACTGGAACAAATCGTCGGCGGGCTGAGCGCCGGGGGCGCCGAGAACCCCGAAGCCGAACTACTCGTCGGCCTCGACACCGGCGACGACGCCGCCGTGGTCCGTATCTCCCCCACCACCGCGCTCGTCTCGACCGCCGACTTCTTCACCCCTGTCGTCGACGATGCCTACGACTGGGGCCGTATCGCCGCGGCCAACGCCCTCTCCGATGTGTACGCGATGGGCGGGCGCCCCGTCACCGCCGTCAATCTGCTCGGCTGGCCGCGCGACGTGCTTCCCTTCGAGCTGGCCGGCGAGGTGCTGCGCGGCGCACTCGACGTCGCGCACAGCGCGGGCTGCCATGTCGCGGGCGGTCACAGCGTCGACGACCCCGAGCCCAAGTACGGCATGGCCGTCACCGGCCTGGTGCACCCCGATCGCATTCTGCGCAACAGCACCGGCCGGGCAGGGCTTCCCCTGACGCTGACCAAGCCGCTCGGCGTGGGCGTCCTCAACAACCGGCACAGGACGACCGGCGAGATCTTCCCGCATGCCGTCGCTTCCATGACCGCCCTCAACGACCGGGCCGGCGCCCAGGCCCTGGAGGCCGGCGTCGAATGCGCCACCGACATCACCGGTTTCGGCCTCCTGGGCCACCTGTACAAACTGGCCCGGGCCTCTCACGTCTCCGCCACCGTGTACGCGGCGGCCGTCCCCTACCTAGACGGCGCTCGCTGCTCGCTGCGGGCCGGATACGTCAGCGGAGGAACCCGCCGCAATCTGGACTGGGTGCGCCCCCATCTCGATGCCGGCGACACCGCCGAGGAAGAACTCCTCCTGCTCGCCGACGCCCAGACATCAGGCGGCCTGCTCATCGTCGGCGAGATCCCCGGCCATCCCGTCATCGGCGAACTCGGCCCCGCCTCGGGCGCGGGCGCGGTCGTCACCGTCGTCTGA
- a CDS encoding MFS transporter, with the protein MIGKSARLRISNLLAPSGPQRALIVASFVSRVGNGLFNTAAVLYFTLVVHLPAARVGVGLTIAGLVGLLAGIPAGNLADRYGPRTVWLTSLTMQAATMAAFVFIHSWVTFTLIATLDRLAAAASGAAGGALIARAGGERPAAFRAKLRTFVNLGVVLGTLGAAFAISANTRPAYTALILANAASFACAGLVALIGVPNYQPLPRPKEHHRWAVLSDRPFVSFAALYGAMGLQYQTVSLLLPIWLSAHTDAPRWTVAAVYAVNSGVCVLLQSRIGSRVETPRQGGRAFRLAGLLFLVSCPLMALTADVPTWVAPGLAILAVCVHSLGEVWESSGGFALGFGLAPDHAQGQYQGFFGIAFDAGQALAPVVLTTAVLGLGHAGWLLLGAFFAALGAAGPPVAAWAERTRRSSHDTARATHGRPDEAPLPDTV; encoded by the coding sequence ATGATCGGGAAGAGCGCCAGGCTGCGGATATCCAACCTGCTGGCGCCAAGTGGTCCGCAGCGCGCCCTCATCGTCGCGAGCTTCGTCAGTCGGGTGGGCAACGGGCTGTTCAACACCGCTGCGGTGCTCTACTTCACGCTGGTGGTGCACCTGCCCGCCGCACGGGTCGGTGTCGGCCTCACGATCGCCGGGCTGGTCGGGCTGCTGGCCGGGATCCCGGCCGGGAACCTGGCCGACCGGTACGGGCCGCGCACGGTCTGGCTGACGTCCCTCACGATGCAGGCCGCGACGATGGCCGCATTCGTCTTCATCCACAGCTGGGTCACGTTCACGCTCATCGCCACCCTGGACCGGCTGGCAGCAGCGGCGAGCGGCGCCGCGGGCGGTGCGCTCATCGCCCGTGCCGGCGGTGAACGCCCGGCCGCCTTCAGGGCGAAACTCCGCACGTTCGTCAACCTGGGCGTGGTCCTGGGCACCCTCGGCGCCGCCTTCGCCATCTCGGCCAACACCCGCCCGGCATACACCGCGCTCATCCTCGCCAACGCCGCCAGCTTCGCCTGCGCCGGACTGGTCGCACTGATCGGCGTCCCGAACTACCAGCCCCTGCCCCGGCCCAAGGAGCACCACCGCTGGGCCGTCCTGTCGGACCGGCCGTTCGTGTCCTTCGCCGCGCTCTACGGTGCCATGGGCCTGCAATACCAGACCGTCTCCCTGCTCCTGCCGATCTGGCTGTCCGCCCACACCGACGCGCCCCGGTGGACCGTGGCGGCGGTCTACGCGGTCAACAGCGGGGTGTGCGTGCTGCTCCAGAGCAGGATCGGCTCCCGGGTGGAAACACCGCGCCAGGGCGGCCGGGCGTTCCGCCTCGCCGGGCTGCTCTTCTTGGTCAGCTGCCCCTTGATGGCCCTGACCGCGGACGTTCCGACCTGGGTCGCGCCAGGGCTCGCCATCCTCGCCGTCTGCGTGCACAGTCTCGGAGAGGTATGGGAGTCCTCGGGCGGCTTCGCGCTGGGCTTCGGTCTCGCCCCCGACCACGCCCAAGGGCAGTACCAGGGCTTCTTCGGCATCGCCTTCGACGCCGGACAGGCCCTGGCTCCGGTGGTCCTCACGACAGCGGTCCTTGGACTGGGACACGCAGGCTGGCTGCTGCTCGGCGCGTTCTTCGCGGCTCTGGGCGCGGCAGGCCCGCCGGTGGCCGCATGGGCGGAGCGCACCCGCCGCTCAAGCCACGACACGGCCCGCGCGACACATGGTCGGCCCGACGAGGCCCCGCTTCCCGACACCGTCTAG
- a CDS encoding PadR family transcriptional regulator produces the protein MEPGDSTKQARAAAQLRKGVLEYCVLALMRDRPRYGVELLHALEESGALATSQGTVYPLLSRLRRDDLVTTTWQESASGPPRRYYALTDSGRAALDEFTRVWPGFRNAVDAFLTTPHTSTGDLA, from the coding sequence ATGGAACCAGGTGATTCGACCAAGCAGGCCCGGGCAGCCGCCCAGCTGCGCAAGGGTGTCCTGGAGTACTGCGTACTCGCCCTGATGCGGGACCGCCCCCGCTACGGCGTGGAACTCCTCCACGCGTTGGAGGAATCCGGCGCCCTGGCCACCAGCCAGGGCACGGTCTACCCGCTGCTCTCCCGGCTCCGCCGCGACGACCTGGTCACCACCACCTGGCAGGAGTCCGCCTCCGGACCACCCCGTCGCTACTACGCGCTCACCGACAGCGGCCGGGCCGCACTCGACGAGTTCACCCGCGTCTGGCCCGGCTTCCGCAACGCCGTCGACGCCTTCCTGACCACCCCCCACACCTCCACCGGAGACCTCGCATGA